A genomic region of Anopheles coustani chromosome 3, idAnoCousDA_361_x.2, whole genome shotgun sequence contains the following coding sequences:
- the LOC131271448 gene encoding fatty acid CoA ligase Acsl3, giving the protein MFIEEDSNMESVWVQTAIGAIKIITMMYDIITMPIYLVIQRPWKRRQLARRVKAKVIQQDATSITYRSVDTPGEMHVKMMQNNIDTLERMFNFVTKVHTTKRCIGTRKILGEEDEMQPNGRMFKKFRLGEYMWRNFIETEHAAACFGRGLRELGQQPKQNIVIFAETRAEWMIAAHGCFKQNMPVVTIYATLGDDGVAHGINETEVTTVITSHELLPKFKTILNVTPNVKKIIFMEDQLHPTETTGFKEGVEIIPFSKVIESGNKSTIPGSSPTADDTAIIMYTSGSTGTPKGVLLSHANCIGTMKNFCDIFKIYPDDVLIGFLPLAHVFELLAESVCLLTGVPIGYSTPLTLIDSSSKIMKGCKGDATVLKPTCMTSVPLILDRISKGINDKVNAEAPMKKAFFKFAYGYKSKWCARGFQTPLMDKILFKKIAKLLGGRIRSVLSGGAPLAPDTHEQIKLCLCVDVIQGYGLTETTAGAAVMDKWDMEYSRVGAPSSSNDIRLINWEEGNYRVTNKPFPQGEIVIGGTTVSKGYYKLPGKTQEDFFEEDGQRWFRTGDVGEIHPDGALKIIDRKKDLVKLQAGEYVSLGKVESELKTCPVVENICVYGDSTKQFTVALVVPNPKHLEEIAERLEIRGVEFEALCDNKKLEKAVLQELAEHGRKCKLHRTEIPAAVHLCKDIWTPDMGLVTAAFKLKRKDIQERYQAEINKMYAS; this is encoded by the exons ATGTTCATCGAGGAGGACAGCAA CATGGAGAGCGTCTGGGTGCAGACGGCCATCGGGGCGATCAAGATCATCACGATGATGTACGACATCATCACGATGCCGATCTACCTAGTCATCCAGCGGCCGTGGAAGCGGAGGCAGCTGGCACGCCGAGTGAAG GCTAAGGTCATTCAACAGGATGCCACCTCGATCACATACCGGTCGGTGGATACGCCGGGTGAAATGCACGTCAAGATGATGCAGAACAACATCGATACGCTCGAGCGGATGTTTAACTTCGTCACGAAGGTGCACACGACCAAGCGGTGCATCGGTACGCGGAAGATCCTGGGCGAGGAGGACGAGATGCAGCCGAACGGGCGGATGTTCAAGAAGTTCCGCCTGGGCGAGTACATGTGGCGCAACTTCATCGAAACGGAGCACGCGGCCGCCTGCTTCGGACGCGGACTGCGCGAGCTCGGCCAGCAGCCAAAGCAGAACATCGTGATATTTGCGGAAACGCGCGCCGAATGGATGATTGCGGCCCATGGTTGCTTCAAGCAGAACATGCCGGTGGTAACGATCTACGCCACGCTCGGCGACGACGGGGTAGCGCACGGAATCAACGAGACCGAGGTGACGACCGTGATCACGTCGCACGAGCTGCTGCCGAAGTTCAAAACCATACTAAACGTCACGCCGAATGTGAAAAAGATCATCTTCATGGAGGACCAACTGCACCCGACCGAGACGACCGGCTTCAAAGAGGGCGTCGAGATCATTCCGTTCAGCAAGGTCATCGAATCGGGCAACAAGAGTACAATCC CTGGATCTTCTCCGACGGCCGACGATACCGCCATCATTATGTACACCTCCGGCTCGACCGGTACGCCGAAGGGTGTCCTACTGTCGCACGCCAACTGCATCGGCACGATGAAGAACTTCTGTGATATCTTTAAGATCTACCCGGACGACGTGCTTATCGGTTTCCTGCCCCTGGCGCACGTCTTCGAGCTGCTGGCCGAGAGTGTCTGCCTGCTGACCGGCGTCCCGATCGGCTACTCGACACCGCTCACACTGATTGACTCAAGCAGTAAGATCATGAAGGGCTGCAAGGGAGATGCGACCGTGCTCAAACCAACCTGCATGACGTCAGTGCCG CTCATCCTCGACCGAATTTCCAAGGGTATCAACGACAAGGTGAACGCAGAGGCACCCATGAAGAAGGCATTCTTTAAGTTCGCGTACGGTTACAAATCGAAATGGTGTGCTCGTGGCTTCCAAACTCCGCTGATGGACAA AATCCTGTTCAAGAAGATCGCCAAACTGCTTGGTGGCCGTATCCGTAGCGTACTTTCCGGTGGAGCTCCGCTAGCGCCAGATACTCACGAGCAGATCAAGCTCTGCCTGTGCGTCGATGTGATTCAGGGCTACGGACTGACGGAAACCACGGCCGGAGCGGCAGTAATGGACA AATGGGATATGGAGTACAGTCGGGTCGGCGCACCGTCGTCCAGCAATGACATCCGGCTGATCAACTGGGAGGAGGGTAACTATCGCGTCACGAACAAACCGTTCCCGCAGGGTGAGATCGTTATCGGTGGCACGACCGTTTCGAAGGGTTACTACAAACTTCCGGGCAAGACGCAGGAGGACTTCTTCGAGGAGGACGGCCAGCGATGGTTCCGCACCGGTGACGTCGGTGAAATTCATCCCGATGGTGCCCTCAAGATTATCG ATCGCAAGAAGGACTTGGTGAAACTGCAGGCAGGCGAATACGTGTCACTCGGCAAGGTCGAATCGGAACTGAAAACGTGTCCCGTGGTGGAAAATATCTGCGTCTACGGTGACTCGACGAAGCAGTTCACGGTGGCACTGGTTGTGCCGAACCCGAAGCATCTGGAGGAGATCGCCGAACGTTTGGAGATTCGTGGCGTCGAGTTTGAAGCCCTTTGCGATAATAAGAAACTAGAAAAGGCCGTCCTACAGGAGCTTGCTGAACATGGGCGCAAAT GCAAACTGCACCGTACCGAAATTCCCGCCGCCGTACACCTTTGCAAGGACATCTGGACGCCCGATATGGGCCTGGTGACGGCCGCCTTCAAGCTGAAGCGCAAAGACATCCAGGAGCGGTACCAGGCTGAGATCAACAAAATGTACGCATCGTAG
- the LOC131261219 gene encoding queuine tRNA-ribosyltransferase catalytic subunit produces the protein MFTSQVKTAAASGLHVSARLLYSSKMASTMAAQVATPVNSEEAKKGPPLQYRVSAKCSVTKARVGVMTVRHADVDTPVFMPVGTQGTLKGILPDQLLELDCRIMLSNTYHLGMRPGTAVLEKAGGLHRFMGWPRALLTDSGGFQMVSLLQLAEITEQGVKFESPYDGSECMLTPERSMEIQNAIGADIMMQLDDVVKTTTTGPRVEEAMHRTIRWLDRSIAAHGRNDDQSIFPIVQGGLQPDLRRVCSAELTKRDTRGFAVGGLSGGESKDEFWRTVHLCTDLLPEDKPRYLMGVGFASDLVVCVALGVDMFDCVFPTRTARFGCALTRAGQINLKQRIFAHDSRPIEEDCDCSTCRTYTRAYLHHIVTVEPVACSIVSVHNVAFQLKLMKDMRDAIQEDRFPEFVKSYMAIRFPDNTVPQWIREALAAVNVSL, from the coding sequence ATGTTTACGTCGCAAGTAAAAACCGCAGCTGCATCTGGTTTGCACGTGTCAGCGCGCCTACTTTATTCTAGTAAAATGGCATCGACAATGGCAGCGCAAGTAGCTACGCCGGTAAATAGTGAAGAAGCAAAGAAAGGTCCGCCGTTGCAGTACCGCGTGTCAGCGAAGTGCAGTGTTACAAAGGCACGAGTCGGTGTAATGACTGTGCGGCACGCGGATGTTGACACGCCGGTGTTTATGCCCGTCGGAACACAGGGAACCCTGAAGGGAATCCTACCGGATCAGCTACTCGAGCTCGACTGCCGGATAATGCTGAGCAATACCTACCACCTAGGTATGCGGCCCGGTACGGCGGTTCTGGAAAAGGCGGGCggtttgcatcgtttcatggGCTGGCCCCGGGCACTGCTGACCGATTCCGGTGGCTTCCAGATGGTGTCCCTTTTGCAGCTGGCCGAGATTACCGAGCAGGGCGTAAAGTTCGAAAGTCCGTACGATGGTAGCGAGTGCATGCTGACACCGGAGCGCAGTATGGAGATACAGAATGCCATCGGTGCCGATATCATGATGCAACTAGACGATGTTGTCAAGACAACCACAACGGGGCCACGCGTCGAGGAAGCAATGCATCGGACGATCCGCTGGCTGGATCGAAGTATTGCTGCGCATGGACGAAACGATGACCAGAGCATTTTCCCGATCGTCCAGGGAGGTTTGCAGCCGGATTTGCGGCGGGTTTGTTCCGCCGAGCTGACTAAACGTGATACGCGTGGATTTGCTGTCGGAGGACTGAGTGGAGGCGAAAGTAAGGACGAGTTCTGGCGAACGGTTCATCTGTGCACCGATTTGCTGCCGGAGGATAAACCACGCTACCTTATGGGGGTCGGCTTTGCGTCCGATCTTGTCGTGTGCGTTGCGCTAGGAGTGGACATGTTCGATTGTGTGTTCCCAACGCGGACGGCCCGTTTCGGATGTGCCTTAACACGGGCGGGGCAAATCAATCTTAAGCAACGTATTTTTGCGCACGACAGCCGACCGATCGAGGAAGACTGTGACTGTTCCACGTGCCGTACGTACACCCGAGCGTACCTGCACCATATTGTGACCGTGGAACCGGTCGCTTGTAGCATCGTGAGCGTGCATAACGTGGCATTCCAGCTGAAATTAATGAAGGACATGCGAGACGCCATTCAGGAGGATCGATTCCCGGAGTTTGTAAAGTCGTACATGG